In the genome of Noviherbaspirillum saxi, the window CCGGCCTACCTGGATACAACTCGCTTTGTCGGACCTGGACAAACTTTTCCTGCGTGGCCAGTAAGCACGTGAACACGCCTGGCCCTCCTCTCGCGCAATTCGCGCATGCTCCGCTGCTGTTGCTGATCATCGCTTTCATGATGCTGCAGCCGCTGTCGACCGACCTGTACCTTGCCTCGCTGCCCGGACTGGCCAGCAGCTTCAACGTGCCGCCAGCCACGGTCCAATTGACGCTCTCGCTGTTCGTGATCGGTTTCGGCGGCGCTCAATTGATCATCGGTCCGCTTTCGGATCGCTTCGGGCGTCGTCCTGTCTTGCTCTGCGGACTCGTCCTCTATGTCGCAGCAAGTATTTTTTGCGCACTGGCGCCATCGATCACGATGCTGATCGTTGCGCGCTTTCTGCAAGCGCTGGGCTGCTGCGCGGCGGTCATCATCGCGCGTGCCATCGTACGCGATGCCTATGCGCCCGAGCATAGTGTCCGGGTCGTGGCCAGCGCGAGTACCTGGCTATCGCTCGCCCCCATCGTTGGTCCTATCGTCGGCTCGTATCTGCAGGTTGCATTCGGCTGGCGCGCCGCCTTTGCCGCGCTTGGCCTGTTTTCCGCCTGCGTATTGGCAGTGAGCCTCAAGCGCATGCCGGAAACAAACCTGCACAGGAACGCCCGCGCGACTGAACTGTCCGGCTTGCTGGAAAACTATCGGCTGGTGCTGGGTTCGCGCGAATTCTGGGCGCATGCCTTGCCCGGCGCCCTGTCATACGGTGCGATCTTTTCCTTCATTTCCGGATCGTCGTTTGTGCTGATCCGCGTGCTGGATGTACCGACTTCATGGTTCGGATATTGTTTCGCATTCGGTGTGTCGGGTTACATGAGCGGCACCATCATCTGCCGACGACTGCTACCGACGATAGGCAGCGCACGCACTTTTCGCATCGGCAGCCTGACCTCGCTTGTTGCAGGTTGCGGTTTTATGGCTGCGGTTGCGGCCGGCATTGCGCATTGGTCGCTGATGCTGGCGGCAATGTTTTTGACCATGCTCGCGCACGGCATCAACTTTCCGATTGCGCAATCCGGCGCCGTATCGCCGTTTCCGCAGCAGGCAGGTACTGCCGCCGG includes:
- a CDS encoding multidrug effflux MFS transporter, whose product is MNTPGPPLAQFAHAPLLLLIIAFMMLQPLSTDLYLASLPGLASSFNVPPATVQLTLSLFVIGFGGAQLIIGPLSDRFGRRPVLLCGLVLYVAASIFCALAPSITMLIVARFLQALGCCAAVIIARAIVRDAYAPEHSVRVVASASTWLSLAPIVGPIVGSYLQVAFGWRAAFAALGLFSACVLAVSLKRMPETNLHRNARATELSGLLENYRLVLGSREFWAHALPGALSYGAIFSFISGSSFVLIRVLDVPTSWFGYCFAFGVSGYMSGTIICRRLLPTIGSARTFRIGSLTSLVAGCGFMAAVAAGIAHWSLMLAAMFLTMLAHGINFPIAQSGAVSPFPQQAGTAAGLMGALYMSIAFTVGTVVGATHNGTLYPLAIISCTLGLLIFASVRSIPAALSKAES